One Mycolicibacterium crocinum DNA window includes the following coding sequences:
- a CDS encoding aldehyde dehydrogenase family protein — protein sequence MTDSAGVRFETKMMIDGKLVDGQAGTFTNINPATEEVLGEVADASKADMHRAIDAARRAFDETDWATNHAFRQRCLLQLQEALESEREELREELILEVGCPRAITHGPQLDAPLADGLRYPAKLIDEYPWETSLGDALVSVTGVNTTRMVWREPVGVVGAIVPWNFPFEVTIQKIGQALGTGNTVVLKPAPNTPYNATRLGRLIAENTDIPAGVVNVVTASDHFVGEELTLSPKVDLISFTGSTAVGQRIMEKGAATMKRLFLELGGKSATIVLEDADFALGCMMGIAPCMHAGQGCANPTRMLLPRSRYDEGVEILRGIYEGVSAGDPQDPGTLCGPVISDRQRSRIRGYIHKGVEEGATLLVGGAEAPEGMDKGFFVKPTLFVNVDNSMTIAQEEIFGPVLSVIPFDDEDDAVRIANDSPYGLAGNVMAGSLDRALSVAKRLRAGFIGLNGTAGYGADTPFGGYKASGVGRQNGIAGFDQYTEIKSVAYPAQ from the coding sequence ATGACTGACAGCGCAGGCGTCCGCTTCGAAACCAAGATGATGATCGACGGCAAGCTCGTCGACGGTCAGGCAGGCACGTTCACCAACATCAATCCGGCCACCGAGGAGGTGCTCGGCGAGGTCGCCGACGCATCCAAGGCCGATATGCACCGGGCCATCGATGCCGCGCGGCGCGCATTCGACGAGACCGACTGGGCGACGAATCACGCCTTCCGCCAACGGTGTCTGCTGCAGCTACAGGAGGCGCTGGAGTCCGAGCGGGAGGAGCTGCGCGAGGAACTGATTCTCGAAGTGGGCTGCCCACGTGCCATCACACACGGCCCGCAGCTCGACGCGCCGCTGGCCGACGGACTGCGCTACCCGGCCAAGCTGATCGACGAATACCCCTGGGAGACCTCGCTCGGCGACGCGCTGGTCTCGGTCACCGGAGTCAACACCACCCGTATGGTCTGGCGGGAGCCGGTGGGCGTGGTCGGCGCGATCGTGCCGTGGAACTTCCCGTTCGAGGTCACCATCCAGAAGATCGGCCAGGCCCTCGGGACCGGCAACACCGTCGTCCTGAAACCGGCGCCCAACACCCCCTACAACGCGACCCGCCTGGGTCGGCTGATCGCCGAGAACACCGATATCCCAGCGGGTGTGGTCAACGTCGTCACCGCCTCGGACCACTTCGTCGGCGAGGAGCTCACGCTGTCGCCGAAGGTCGACCTGATCTCGTTCACCGGATCGACGGCGGTCGGCCAGCGGATCATGGAGAAGGGCGCCGCCACCATGAAGCGGCTGTTCCTGGAACTCGGCGGCAAATCGGCCACGATCGTGTTGGAGGATGCGGACTTCGCGCTCGGATGCATGATGGGCATCGCCCCTTGCATGCACGCGGGTCAAGGCTGCGCCAACCCCACCCGGATGCTGCTGCCACGGTCGCGCTACGACGAGGGTGTGGAGATCCTGCGCGGCATCTACGAGGGCGTCTCCGCCGGCGACCCGCAGGACCCTGGAACACTCTGCGGCCCGGTCATTTCCGACCGCCAGCGCAGTCGGATCCGCGGCTACATCCACAAAGGCGTCGAGGAGGGGGCCACACTGCTTGTCGGCGGTGCCGAGGCCCCCGAGGGCATGGACAAGGGATTCTTCGTCAAGCCAACGCTTTTCGTGAACGTCGACAACTCGATGACGATCGCGCAGGAGGAGATCTTCGGCCCGGTCCTGTCGGTCATCCCGTTCGACGACGAGGACGACGCGGTGCGCATCGCCAACGACAGCCCCTACGGCTTGGCCGGCAACGTGATGGCGGGCTCACTCGACCGCGCATTGTCGGTGGCCAAGCGCCTGCGCGCCGGTTTCATCGGTCTGAACGGCACCGCCGGCTACGGCGCCGACACCCCGTTCGGGGGATACAAAGCCAGCGGGGTGGGCCGTCAGAACGGTATCGCCGGATTCGACCAGTACACCGAAATCAAATCGGTTG